Genomic window (Polaribacter batillariae):
CGATTTATTATAGTTTGGCAACCATTCTAAAATTGGGATTACTTTTTTTATATTCATAAATCAGAACAAAGAAAATAGAATTAAGAACAAAGACTCCAACTCAAAATCTATTATCTCTATTTTATGTATTACTAAATTATATTTTATCAGAAAATCAATCTATTTTCTTGTTTCTTGTTTCTTAGACTAAAACAATTCTCCTTGACTTCTACCTTTAATTCTTCCTAAATGTTTGTATGCCAATTCTGTAACTTCTCTTCCTCTTGGCGTACGCATTATAAATCCTTGCTGAATTAAAAAGGGTTCATATACTTCTTCAATTGTTTCTGTGTTTTCAGAAACAGCTGTTGCTATTGTACTTAATCCTACTGGGCCTCCTTTAAATTTATCGATAATGGTCATTAAAATTTTATTGTCCATTTCATCCAAACCATGGGCATCTACATTTAGTGCTTTTAATGCATATTTTGCAATTTCAATAGTAATGTTTCCATTACCTTTAATTTGCGCAAAATCGCGTACTCTTCTTAATAATGCGTTTGCAATTCTTGGTGTTCCTCTACTTCTTCCAGCAATTTCGATTGCACCTTCCATGGAAATAGGAACTCCTAAAATATTTGCACTTCTTTGAATAATTGTGGTTAAAAGTTCTGTTGAATAATAATGCAATCGGCTATTTATTCCAAAACGAGCTCTCATTGGAGCTGTTAACAATCCTGATCTTGTTGTGGCGCCAACTAAGGTAAATGGTTCTAAATTGATTTGAACGGTTCTGGCATTTGGTCCAGATTCAATCATAATATCAATTTTATAATCTTCCATTGCAGAGTATAAATATTCTTCTACAATAGGGCTTAATCGATGGATTTCATCAATAAAAAGCACATCTCGTTCATCTAAATTGGTTAATAAACCAGCCAAATCTCCTGGTTTGTCTAAAACGGGGCCAGAAGTTATTTTAATACCAACTTCTAACTCGTTTGCTAAAATATGTGCTAAGGTAGTTTTTCCTAAACCTGGAGGACCATGAAACAAAGTGTGGTCTAAAGCTTCGCCTCTTTGATTGGCTGCTTCTACGAAAATTTTTAAATTATCAATTGCTTGATCTTGCCCTGAGAAATCATCAAACGAAAGCGGACGTAGTTTTTTTTCTACGTCTAATTCTTCATTTGTGTAATTATCGTTTTTGGGATTTAAGTTTTCGTTCATAAAAACAAAGATAATAGAATTTAAGATGATAAAATAATGTTCTATAAAGCAAAAAACCTTTCCAAAGTTGGAAAGGTTTTTTATTGTTTTATTTTTATTTATGATGGCTCTTCTCCATCTAATAAAGGTGTTGTTTGTAACACGAAGTCTTTGCCATGTAAATAATCGCTATCATCGTCGTTTGGATCTACACGCTTACTGTAATCGTACGCCCATCTGTGTACTTCTGGTAATTTACCAGGCCAGTTTCCATGAATGTGTTCTACTGGAGTTGTCCATTCTAACGTATTTGAGTTCCAAGGGTTTTGTGTTGCCTTTTTACCTCTGTAAATAGAGATAAAAAAGTTTGCTAAAAATATAATTTGAGCCAAACCACCAACCAATGCAAAAATGGTAATTACTACATTAATATCGGCTAAATCGTCGAACATTGGAAAGTTTGTGTTGGTATAGTATCTTCTTGGCAACCCAGCTAATCCAATAAAATGCATTGGCCAAAAAACTCCGTAAGCACAAATTATGCTTATCCAAAAGTGCCAATATCCCATGGTTTTATTCATCATTCTACCATACATTTTTGGAAACCAGTGATACACACCAGCAAACATTCCAAAAATTGCAGAAACTCCCATCACTAGGTGGAAATGCGCTACTACAAAATAGGTGTCGTGAATATTTATATCTAATGCAGAATCTCCTAAAACCAACCCTGTTAAACCTCCTGTTACAAATGTTGATACCAATCCTATTGAAAATAACATTGCAGGGTTTAATTGTAAATTTCCTTTCCAAAGTGTGGTTACATAGTTAAATGCTTTTACTGCAGATGGAATTGCAATTAATAGTGTTGTAAATGTAAATACAGATCCTAAGAATGGGTTCATTCCTGAGATAAACATATGGTGCCCCCAAACAATTGTCGATAAAAATGCAATTGCCATGATAGAACCAATCATTGCTCTATAGCCAAAAATTGGTTTTCTGGAGTTTGTAGAGATTATTTCTGAAGTAATACCTAATGCTGGTAATAATACAATATATACTTCTGGATGACCTAAGAACCAAAATAAGTGTTCGAATAATACTGGAGAACCACCTTGGTAATGCAATACTTCACCAGAAATAAATATGTCTGATAGGTAGAAAGAGGTTCCAAAGCTTCTATCAAAAATTAATAATAATGCTGCAGATAATAATACTGGGAAAGAAACTACACCAATAATTGCAGTAATAAAAAATGCCCAAATTGTTAGTGGCAATCTTGTCATTTTCATTCCTTTAGTACGCAAGTTAAATACGGTAACGATATAATTTAAAGATCCTATTAAAGAGGAAGCAATAAATATTGCCATCGAAACCAACCATAAGGTCATACCTGCTCCAGAACCTGGAATTGCTTGTGGTAATGCACTTAAAGGAGGGTAAATTGTCCAACCTGCAGATGCTGGTCCAGCTTCTACAAATAAAGAAATAACCATTACAATACTAGAGATAAAGAATAACCAGTAAGAAATCATATTTAAAAAACCAGAGGCCATATCTCTGGCTCCAATTTGCAATGGAATTAATAAGTTCGAAAAAGTACCGCTTAAACCTGCAGTAAGTACAAAAAACACCATTATTGTACCATGGATTGTTACCAATGCTAAGTACATATCTGGGTTCATAATTCCATCTGTTTGATGTGGTCCTAAAAATGCTTCAATAATTGAAAACGATTTTTCTGGCCAAGCAATTTGCATACGGAATAACATAGACATTAATACCCCTATAATTCCCATAAACATACCAGTTACCAAGAACTGCTTAGAAATCATTTTATGGTCTTGAGTAAAAATATATTTTGTTACAAATGTTTCTTTATGATGATGATCTGACATAATCTTATTATTTGTAGTGTCTTTTTTAAACTAATTTATTTAATAACTTCTGCTAATGTTGGTTGCTCTGCAA
Coding sequences:
- the ruvB gene encoding Holliday junction branch migration DNA helicase RuvB → MNENLNPKNDNYTNEELDVEKKLRPLSFDDFSGQDQAIDNLKIFVEAANQRGEALDHTLFHGPPGLGKTTLAHILANELEVGIKITSGPVLDKPGDLAGLLTNLDERDVLFIDEIHRLSPIVEEYLYSAMEDYKIDIMIESGPNARTVQINLEPFTLVGATTRSGLLTAPMRARFGINSRLHYYSTELLTTIIQRSANILGVPISMEGAIEIAGRSRGTPRIANALLRRVRDFAQIKGNGNITIEIAKYALKALNVDAHGLDEMDNKILMTIIDKFKGGPVGLSTIATAVSENTETIEEVYEPFLIQQGFIMRTPRGREVTELAYKHLGRIKGRSQGELF
- a CDS encoding cytochrome c oxidase subunit I, whose protein sequence is MSDHHHKETFVTKYIFTQDHKMISKQFLVTGMFMGIIGVLMSMLFRMQIAWPEKSFSIIEAFLGPHQTDGIMNPDMYLALVTIHGTIMVFFVLTAGLSGTFSNLLIPLQIGARDMASGFLNMISYWLFFISSIVMVISLFVEAGPASAGWTIYPPLSALPQAIPGSGAGMTLWLVSMAIFIASSLIGSLNYIVTVFNLRTKGMKMTRLPLTIWAFFITAIIGVVSFPVLLSAALLLIFDRSFGTSFYLSDIFISGEVLHYQGGSPVLFEHLFWFLGHPEVYIVLLPALGITSEIISTNSRKPIFGYRAMIGSIMAIAFLSTIVWGHHMFISGMNPFLGSVFTFTTLLIAIPSAVKAFNYVTTLWKGNLQLNPAMLFSIGLVSTFVTGGLTGLVLGDSALDINIHDTYFVVAHFHLVMGVSAIFGMFAGVYHWFPKMYGRMMNKTMGYWHFWISIICAYGVFWPMHFIGLAGLPRRYYTNTNFPMFDDLADINVVITIFALVGGLAQIIFLANFFISIYRGKKATQNPWNSNTLEWTTPVEHIHGNWPGKLPEVHRWAYDYSKRVDPNDDDSDYLHGKDFVLQTTPLLDGEEPS